A single genomic interval of Sphingopyxis sp. CCNWLW2 harbors:
- the groES gene encoding co-chaperone GroES, with product MHFRPLHDRVVVRRIEAEEKTSGGIIIPDTAKEKPQEGEVVAVGPGVRAEDGTVTALDVKAGDRILFGKWSGTEVRIDGEELLIMKESDILGVIEQAEALKQAA from the coding sequence ATGCATTTCCGACCCTTGCACGACCGTGTGGTCGTCCGCCGCATCGAAGCCGAGGAGAAAACCTCGGGCGGCATCATCATCCCCGACACTGCCAAGGAAAAGCCGCAGGAAGGCGAAGTCGTCGCCGTCGGTCCCGGCGTCCGCGCCGAGGACGGCACGGTCACCGCGCTCGACGTCAAGGCCGGCGACCGGATCCTGTTCGGCAAATGGTCGGGCACCGAGGTTCGCATCGACGGCGAGGAGCTGCTCATCATGAAAGAGAGCGACATCCTCGGGGTGATCGAGCAGGCCGAGGCGCTCAAGCAGGCGGCTTGA